In the Triplophysa dalaica isolate WHDGS20190420 chromosome 8, ASM1584641v1, whole genome shotgun sequence genome, GCCTCTGGGGTCTCCCTATCTGTGCCTGACGGAGGAAATGTTTTGAGATACAGTTGGAAAAATCAGGGCGGATCTAAAAATTAGCAGTATAACATTTGCTTaaacttgttttcatttaaatttcataaatCCTAATATAATTCAATCATTCGCAGTGAGAGAAGCCCAAATTCATTTTCCTTTCTTATAAAAGTACAAAGCAATCTGTATAAAGcaactgaaaaatgtaaaggcttttatacatttgattttacCTCGCGAGACGTTCATTACAGGAGACATACAGAGGTCGGTTAAAGACCGTTTCTATGAGTTTTACTAAAAGTCTGCTTGTGAAGAATGTCTATATATTAAAccagatgaaaaaaaataataaatattcacTACATTAACAACCATGAAATTCTCATTTCGCTGTATAGATCTGGCATAAAGTTAAAAAGACACTGGAAATGTTACAAGGTTTCTAAATGTTATAGTTTTAGTATACTTTGAAGTTATTTTATGTAGTTTCCTCAGAGGGCGGGTCTTCCCTCACAGTTCAGACATACCATCAGTATCCCCCAAATGAGAAGAGACACAGCAGCTGAAAAGACAGCTGATAATTTCAAAGCCTTCAAAGAGCACCAAGGGGCAGTACAGGACTTAAGGAAACCCATGAGGCCCCAGACACCCGTGCCATCTGTCAGGGGCCCGGACAAATTCACAAGTTTATTAATAGACAAAATTCGGGCTCCTCAAACCGATTCCTGGCCCGGTCAACACATAAGCACAGTCACTGTGATTCAACTCTCTGGAAATGTGCCATGAATGCACTGTATATGTTCCTGAAAACACAATAGTCAAAAGACAAACGTCAAGCTGTCACAGGTGCGATGATGTCAAATGCTTTATAATATGTCAATATAAAATGATGTCTATGAATTATAATATCCCAAAGACACATCGTTTCAGAAGAATTTGATTAACATTCTCTGTTAATAACTATAGGAATGTATGGAACTGTTTAATCCGTTATTTAGGGACCATGGCACAACCCATTatccaaataaatgtattaatttaaaacattgttgtaGTACTTACAGTATGTATATACTGTGAGACAATGAGGCATTTCTGAAGATCAcctcatttgaaaaaaaaattccaaGAGGAATTATACCAAGAAATGCATGATGCGTAAAGGTGCTGGGTGTAGTTTTTTATTGACTGAATCTATTGACTGAAATCCAATccaatatacataactgtcttcagaggtgtataaagacctcacataatgaatgagctatttctatctacatacactgcgtgTCCACAGCagttgtttctatagtagccctaaatgaacaaactgctccacagagagtgttttgtaaatatgtgacGACAACTTATTTCGGTGTTATGTGCTGTGAAAGGGAGtgttcacaacctcaccactagatgcctcggtttcatacactggaccttgaATTGTCatgacaaaattataaaataaaaattgtggtAAAAAACATTGTCAATTTTCCAAATTCGATGTACTGTTTAAGTTCTTATATGCTACATCTTCTGtttatcttatattttcttGATTCACCCAAAAGCAcaggtcattaaaaaaaaaacacaggttGCCATTGATTCcatgtataaatgaataaaaaaaaatctaagccCAGTCTCctgcaaaataaagttttagtaCAAACTGATGCATCATAAAATGCACgaaataaaactttgtgtgGTCAATGGCTTCCTTAATGCGaaactttattatattaactaCCATGAGaagcaaaaaaacatcaatcaCTATATAAACTACCCTGAGGAAAGagcttattcatttttatttcactgtataAATCTGTCATAACGACAAAAAGACATTGGAAAtgaaaatgactaaatgttataGTATTAGTACACTATGAAGTTATTTAATTGTGCATTAGTAAATGCCAATACTTCAGAATCAATGGcgacatgtgtttttttttgaaTAACCTATGCTTTTGGGTGAAGAAAgtatgaaaatataatataataaagaaattGTAGGAAATAAGAAGACCCGCCCTAAAATGCTGTATTCTGTTGATGTGGGAAAAATAATAGCAATGCTTGAGGCAACTAAAGACACACTTGACATATAAAACAtcttgaaaaaaacaacacaaaaatcaTGAAACGTATTTCCCATGTTTATTGAATGGGTGCTTGAATATTCCTGTACAGCACTGAACCATGAGGCAGCTTCACACAAAGCATATGCCAAGTAACCAAAGTCCTGTAAATGGTAATGACCTGCCAAATTTATGGTGCAGTGAAGGAGACAACCTTTCATCTTCGGTCACCTCTTACTCAAccttttgttcatttattttatacaactttttttcataaaatacacTATAGCCTTTAAAATGGCGAAAGCATTATACAATTTCAATGGCATGTCaaggtaaaaaacaacaaaggaaaataaaataaatatggaaTTAATATTTGATAACATGCATCCATATGCAAGCAGCGTACGCGTTAGACTGACGTATTATGAGATGAAACATAATTCCATTTCAAATTTCACTGTCAAAACAAAGCTCTAAACAACATCTCTACATTGACTTATAAAGctctgcattggttttgtaccATTCAGCTTGAAGTTAAATAGTTTCTGTCGTTCTGTCATTAACTGTATGGCGTCTTCACACACCATCTTCAAACGGAGCCGAATGGCCTCCATCACGGATCTTTATATTAGCGAAGGTTAACAGAAAGCAACTTAAaagaattataaaatacattgctTTCTGTCAATCAGGAAAGGCATACAAATTTAAAGCACTAGGTATCAATAGGGGTATAGAAGCCACTTTATGTACATTCTATAGGCTCAGCAGCACCATCACAAGCTCAGGGTGCCTCACCGGAGGACGAGCAAGGCGACAGGTACGGTAAAGCTTCATAGGGAGACAAAATTTCAAAGTAATATGTTCGGTTTAGAGTTCAGCTGTCCACGCAAGCAATGCAACGCGAGCCTGCGGGTGTCTATCTTTAACTGCGCTCGGTAAGTTAAGATGGCACGGTGAGTTGGAGTACATCAGAAATGGCGGGTGATCGGGGTCACTTCTGAACTGGTACTTGAGGATCAGGTGCCGTGCTGCCAAACCACGCCTTTTCCCGTGAGGAGCCGTGAAGGGTATCAGATCCTCAAGTTTCCCTGGGCCCCGCCTCCAGAGCATCATCATGAAGCCGCTGCTCCGCCTCTTCCTGTAAAAATCGCTTTTCTTCCACTAGTTTCATTCGGTCACGGATGATTTCAGCGGAAGAGGCCATTTCGCCAGGACTGCCAAAGAACTGCTCGCTCCTGCACCGGGGTGATAGGGGTGGAGGGAAGTTATGACAAAAGATGATTTCATCTCAGTGACTGCCGAATAACCGAGAGATATCATTGTAATCTTATACAAGATCAGAAAACAAAAACCTTGCAGTTCCAGTTAAAAGTGACAAAGAATTTTTCTCAGAATCTGTAAAACATTTgattcaaagggatagttcacccgaaaaagAAAATTTGTGCATCACTTagtcaccctcatgccattgcAAAGCTGTCTCACATTTTTcctctgcagaatacaaaagaagatattttgaagaatgttggaaaccacaTAACATTgtccctcattgacttccattgtctggacacaaaaccacagagacgtttctcaaaatatctttttgtgttccacagatgaatgAATCAAACTCAGGATTTAAagtgagagtgaataaataattcTGGGAGGGTGAACGATCACTTTAAAGACTTAACTGCTCAAAAATGTGTAGCCTGTGTATGAATTCAAATACAAAACTCAGGTCAAGACAAGTGTGTGTGGAAgtgaatatttaaacaaatggaTATGAACGGAAACAGACATTTTCAGTAAGTGGTTTGAGTTTTTAGCTCTTACCCGTCAGGAAAAATAACGGCCACAGTGAGTCTATCCAGCAGAGATTTTCCCATTGTGTCCATCTCTTCATATGTCTCCAAATCCACCATCATCTCAGCTGATTCAGGACTCTCTCTCAAAATCTGCGTACAACGACAAAATCACTTTTGTTTCTTGAAAGAGAATAGCATTAAAGTGACATTtcgcacaaaaataaaaaatatgcctTTATTTACtctgaactgtttgcttttctacactcttcaaaatatcttcttttgcgttcaacagaacaaagtaatttttctTGGGAATGAGTAAAGGGAGGAGgagttttcatttctgggtgaactacaACGGCTCCAACCTTCTCAGCTGCAGTGTGGAAGGCACTGGCCATCTCCAGCCTGTGTTGTCTTTCATCAGATGTGACCGTGAACTGCTTCCACACCCGGTTGAGTCGGGGCAGCGTGTCCCCTGATGAACGTGTGGTACAACGCAGAGACTGGCACAGCACCACTGTGGCCTGTAGCAGCTGCCTGCCGTAATCATATGTGCTCTGAAAGCAGAACATAAAATTGCTTCagtaaaaatatgtgtttggaTCAGTTAGTGCTTTGATACTGCCTACATAAAGAGTTGCCTTTGAAGTGTGTCAAATACCTGAGCAACATCCACAAACTTCTTGTGTTTCTCCAGCAACACTTTGGTTTCCTGCGCATCATCCCCCAGTCGGATGTGGGTTTTTAACAGAGCGTCAAGCAGCTCTCCCAACCACTCGACAGCCTGAGGAGACATGACACAACTGTTACAGCCCCTTAGGAACCACAGACCGCTTCAAAGAAAGAAACcgttttcatttcaatttctgACCTGTGAAGCATCCTCCTCGCACTTGAACAGCTGAACCATCTGCAGCATCTTCAGTCTCCTGACATCCACCATGTCCTCACACCTATGAAACAATATCAGACACAAACGGCCTTCTTTTATACTTGCCACACCAAAAAACTTACAAGTGAATTAGAAATGACAGGATGAAGATTTTATAGTGAACAGCATTCAAAAGACTTTTAACAGGAATTAGATTAAGCCAACACAAGTTtagcaataaaacaataataaatgacaactaaaataatattttatgcgcatgtttatatataaagtaCATTATATGCAATAATTAAACCacacaaaaattacacaaaattaacATAGAAAATAGATAAGTGACATTTACAAAAGGTCTTCAATTTTAAAATTTgctaaatgtgaccctggacgacaaaaccagtcttttgggtcaatttttccaaattgagattttttaCATCATGCGAAAGTTGAATAAACAACGAAATGTTTATTCAATGAATTGGATTGGTACTTAAAATGCATTCTTAATTCAATTCTGAATAGTGCACAAGCCTGACTCGAGGTGACTTGACCATGTCTTTATTATTGAAGAAAAAGATCAAACGAGAAGGGAACCTCTGTTTGCGGAGCTGCATATCCTCCGTCACGCTGTGAATGTGGTCGACATTCTCTTTGTTCTCAATAGTTACATCCTTCCCGTACGAAAATGATGTCTGGGTAGACATTTGGTCGAGCAGAACTTGGCCTTTTTCCCTCAGGCTTTGCAAGGCACCCTCTGGAAAACAGTGAGAGAAAGTCAACTAAACATCTCTTATCATAAACGTCTGTGTGGTGTTTGACTCTACTGCTCACAATCTGTTCAATGACTGATTTAAGTTTACAACTCATAAAAAGGCAGGAGCAGGCTGAagtctctgtttttttattatatatgaatGGGTTTGTGGTGTATAAGTAGGAAAACAGGTCTTCCTAACCTACGCTCTTGAGCTTCTCCTCCAGATGTTTTAGAGTCTGCTGGATTGCAGCTCCATCTGCAGGGGCGACGTCTGCGCAGAGCATGCCCAGTAGCCCGTCTAACTGCTGAGACAACTgacacaaaagaaataaagtgccgttttatttacatttattcactgATCCACTCACAAATGAGGAAGCACTCAACATCTGGTCCTAAGCCAACAATAGTAGGCTCAGTCATGTTTTGCTGACACCTAGTGGTGTAGAtgcaatttttatattttgatcaCCATTGTGGAAACCACTGTGGCACTAAAGTAATAAAAGTAGCTGGCTGGTTGTGTCCTCAAGATGTCTGCCTCTATAAGGGGACCTcgataaagcttttaaaaatgaaggaGCTCTGATTACAtttgaagaaaacatttcaatgttaaCAACAAGAGTATGAAGGCTTACATCCTGTGCGGTCATGTGGAACTCATGTGCAGACTGCAGGACGTTCTGTCTGAACTCTAATTGGCTGGCCTGTCGGTAGCAGACGTCGCTGAGCTGTTGCTGAAGATTCTTGAGCTCCATCAGGTCCTCTTCATCTCCTGCGCTAAGCAGCGCGGCGATCTGTTGGTTCAGCTCAACGTAAACGGCAAACCATTCCTGAAGAAAACAGCATATGGGTCATTGATGCAAGGGTAAAAAACAGGTCTGAATACACGGCACGTTGTTATATTCGAAAATTTTCAGTGTAGTCAGCCTTTGAAGAAATCTTCTCCTATTGAAGACGTTCCCATAAACGCTTATAGGccacttttttattatgcagtTATTAATTTCACATACATGTTTATTAGAGGTAGTGCGTCTAGTTCTTTggagtatctattgacagaaatgcaatataatatacataactatgtcttcagagaccTTTCATAGTGGagggttatgtttttataattatttttattgttatgttcTTATATTTAAACTGACATCTATCGATGCAAAACCAACTACTATTGTTGCTTATATTGAGGATAGAGTCGAAGTGTTTTGGCACATCTTTGTAGGATTTTGTTCGCTCAGTTTATCGTCTGCACGAGTCTAAGACAGCGCTTATACTAGtgcgttttctttttaaaactctTGCTATGTTTACGCCTGCCATTTGCACTATACCCCATGTATTCGACCCCCCAAAATGGATATTTTAAAATACGCAGGCGTAGTTGCCCACATCCGCTTACTGATTGGGTTGCCAGTATCATTGCATCTGCCTCCCTGATTCGTTAAGTCATCTGAGCCATTACGCCAAGGACTGTGTAAACAACAGGCTTGTTGGACTTCAAGCTGCGCTGCGTAGACGGATCGACATGCTGACATTACAGCAACGCGAGAGAGAATCAAGAGCCGTATGCTTTTAAATCGTGCTCGCAGTACTGCGATGTCATCCGTTCATCGGTCTGCGTGGTGCTGgatgaaatcaaacaaaccTAATAACATGGATTACCTCATCTATCCACACAAAGCGTCCTCGCTTGTCCTCCCcatcatattaattttgtactgACGGTTGTGTAAAACGCTTATGGAAACGGCATGAGAAACAAGGATCGTTTTCGTCTTGAAACGCTGTTTTGAATGAAAACGGGGTAATGTAAACGCCACCTAAGCTGTATCTAGGGAGCAAAGTATCACAGCATCACTTGGGGAGGTCTCTTTGATGTCGACCAGTAAACAACCAggcagaacaccttagcaacttcACAGCAAATGTGCTAAAACCACTCTGCACACTTTAGCAAGCAATGTCCTGGCATCCACACAAAACACCCTCAAACAATTGCACAGCGTGTACGTGACGACAGTGCACGTAAGCATCCTTCATATAAAATCCTTTATAAACatccacattttaaaatacatttagtaaCTAAAATAAATCTCTGACAGATCATCTTCCAGGAGAGCCCACCACTGTAGCAACGTTTCGCACAGTGACTAACACAAAACTAGTTTTACATAACCCAAGCGTGTCTATAATTGGCTCTTTCTGACTCCTGATTCAATGTAACAAAGAGGTCACTGTGTAACCAAGCATAAAACCTCTGAGTCAGAGCCCGTCGCAAACTCTAAAACAACCAATGCAATGCCTTTGTGAAACAAAACCGCCTGTAAATAAGAGAGACAATTTGTTATCTTGGACACAATCTACAGGTCACTTACAGCCCACTTACAGAGCTCTTCCATCTCTAATCTATTGACTACTGCTAAATAACTTGTATTAGTCTCACCATAATTACAAGGCACTGGGTAGATATAATGACCAGATTTCATGCCAATAGTCAGAAGTCGTTCAGTATCTCACAAAGTTTGAAGAAATACAGCATTAGTAAGAACTTCAGACTAGCTGAGCGCACCACAGAGTACTCTTGAGACACAGCCAGTGGGCTAACAGCGAGGAAAActgagtttgtgtgtgcatgtctcaGGGTAAAACCTTTCTTTACTGTAACCGATCAATTAAATGCATATTAAAGTCTGTAAACATGACAAAGTCCTGATTCAATTACACACTGAAATAGATTTTGTCATGTGACCTGTAATACTGCCACCTATTGGCATAACACAAACTGCACCATGTCACATTTCAGACGTTCTTGTAATGTTACAAATCGAGGTCTATTAGTGCATGTTATCACGCTTTATCCTAGATCCACAGATCCAGAGTTTGTAATCTATAAAAACAATTCTGGTTTAGATAAAGTCCAAAAGCATCCGCCAGCTCATTGAAACTGACAAGCATGAAAAAACAGTTGTACAATACCCTTCCAGTCGATAACAagaaaataacatgaaatagCCATGAAAAACTACATCATGATTTTTTGGCACAAAGTCCTTTTGTAAGTGGACCTCACAGGGTAAATGGTTCTAATATACTTGTATCTATTTATGTCTTTGAGGTTGGGTTTAGTTTGTCTCTAGGTTGTCCGGGCTCAGAGGTGATGTTGTACTTACGCTGTGTTGACTTTCAATCTCTTCGTGTTTCTGCTGCAGGGCCTGAGAGGCGCGAATGGAGTCTCCAATACCCCACTGTGTGCGGAGCTGATCTGTGCCAGGACCCTCCAGCCAATTCACAACCTGATCACACGCACACCAACAAAGAAATCTTTCATTACAAACACAATTCCACACTTGACCCATAGCAATTGAACAGACTCAAACTACCAATTCAACAGAAACAAGGGAAAACCTGAACTAATTGAACTAATGACAAGACCTGACAAGGCATTTAGATCActtaatttagatttatttatctAGCTAGATATTTACTTGTCAACAAAGTCACGTCTTTAGGACTAAAAACATCATATAATCAAAGTAATATGGCACAAAAACGTGTATTTCTGTGACTTTGGTGTGTATTATACAcgtgttgttccaaatatggtcaaatgcgttacatttccgacacacgcttgcagtattcgaccaatctcTATGGATTGGTTATCTTGCCAATCATATCACAcatcgcttttcagagccacgAGGGTTATAAAAAATCtacgcgtttcagagaggcagggcaagGTGGAGATACAAGCATGCAcagtatgttgaaaatacagcGTTAAACAGTGTAGAcaattgcattacatcttaaacaaacgataataatCACTTCAGCGGTGTCATCTCAcccctttaaatgaaaaaatcttACTAATAAAAAGATACACACCCACTCAATATTACTCGCATAACTACAAAAACTACTTCAAAACATTTACTAACTAGACATGGGGAGGAGGAGGTGGAGCTCATGTTGAAATAGACAATTGCCCTATTAATAAAGCCATCAATTGCTTTCATAAATGCACACTTAATGCGTTATCTGGACCAACCCGAGAAACATGcaaaaaccaaaccaaaatccaatcattaaaagcaatttttgcaatAAAAGATCTGCAAGACaacattaatatgagattgtcTCAACACAGTTCAAGCAGTGAGCCGTATTTCTGACTGTCTGTAGGAGTGCCTTGTATAAACTTTCCAACAAGACAGCAAAACACAGTTTACAGGAGAATAAATTATAATGCGACACAAATCCTGTCTGTGGAAGGAATAAACctccatttttttttagttcCTGGCAGTTATTCTCAAGCTTCTCAAGGTTTTATTTTGGACCACTCAAGGGCCAAAAGCAGCCCAATATCAAAACACCAAATTGACTGATCTAGTGAAATCTACAATAAATGTCTGTCTTATATCAAATATTTCAGGTGCCTATGAAACAGAGATCTCCAAAGCTTGAGCATCAGGTTCAGATGACCACATGTAAGAAACACTATAGCTCACTACACATATTTTGTGTCATGTGTAGGAACATCTGTGCCATCTCAGACCTTTACCTGCATGACCTTGGTCTGGATTTCCTCCAGCTGGGAGCGCTTGCTTCGCTGCCGACAGACCTCCTGGTATTTGGTGTATTGCTCCCTCAGAGAGTCCAGAAGCTTCATCACCTGAGGCTGAGCCAGCAGCTCATCGTCCATGGGCGACCAGGTCGTACCACCACCTCCTCCTCCCCCCTCAGAGCCATTAAAACGCCTCTGCTGGAGCTCTGAGAGCAACTCATGTCCTGCAGATATAAAATTATGAATAACAGCATCAAAAGAGAAATACTGAAAACGATGGAATTGCAAAACTCAAGTGGCAAGTACAAAACTACAGAATAACAGATTCAGATGAAAACTGAATTAAACCGTTTACGCCCCACATGATGTTGAACTGTGGTCTCGTTCTCTAAATTAAAGCCATTTAAGCACCATGCATGGTGTAAAGGATGGGCAGTTAAGTACTTACACAATCTAGATCCTCCTAACCAACTTTAGCTTCAAATACAAGAGCTTGGAAATCATTTTAGAGTTGTTAAACACCAAAGCCAAGTTCTTCACCACACCAATAAAATTGCACAGATTCACAGTTGAGCAGGAAAAACCGCTTCACTGTTGACATCACACGCTGGATACAGCACAACACTTCAAATTCCCCCAGAAAAATGTGCTTTCACAACCAGTCTGTCAAATTGACCCCAAAACTGGTAAAACGCCTCGAGGCAGCACAAGAGTCTCGCAATTTCCAAACAGAAGAACCTATATGCATGTGTCGACACTCACCGGTCTGAAGAACTGTTTCAGGATCAAATGAAGGCAGACTGTTGCTCTCCGAAGACCTATGAGTAATAACATACAAATTAGACAAAATCAAGAGTCATTCTGTGGTGCAACAAGACAAACCCTTAGATTTGTCTGTAGAGACAAACAAGCAGGAATAGCTCAATGTGCTATAGTCAATAGACAAaagcatctaaaaaaaaattgtacaaagTCTCTGTGTAATAAAATCCAATGCAAccagcatttaaaaaagaataattttaaAGGGGCGGCGCATAATTTATGTGCCACCACCAGTGTTAAACAAAACTGCAAACCAATGGTCTCTGTGCTAAGTCTCTGGATGATCCTTGACCGCAAAGCTCTCTTTAAACTGCCTACAACTTGTTTCCAGCGACTCAACAGCTGAACAGTGATGTAACTGACTACATCACAGCCTTTATTTAAGAGTGTTGTTTGTtgaaaattgaaacattttatttctggcCATGTGGGAAGATTTAAGTGGCTCAAATAGGCatgcaagaaaaaaagacagaaatcaCGGACaactgaatgtgtttttcttctgtggaaacaCAAGGAACGGTTCCAGATTGCAGAAAGGAAATGCTTGTTTCAGCAGCCTGGCACCGCTACATGGGCTCAGGAAAGAGCCTGGATAGAGGCAACAAATACATCTACTGTACATCTTGGAAAAATATTTAGTTCTAATAGTTCATCGTAAAGAGCAGAAAAAATTAAGTCGCAAAGTTAATTAATAGAGAcaattgctgtgaaaaaaaacaatttgtgtaCTTTTGAATAAGCTTCTGGCCGAAATATGAACAGCACAGGAGTTCACAGGCACAAAAACCATAAAAACCCAACAAGATATTCTAACAGTGAATGCTAGGGGTATAAAGATTCAAATGACTCACGGTTCGGTTTGTGCCACGGTTTTAGGGTCACGGTTTTGGTTCGGTTCGGTTTGTGCTATGTTCAGGGAAAAGGGActattgacaaataaaaataagaacaaataatcAAGCTACAAGTAACAgcaccaataaaaaaaatagcaaagcagaaaataaaataagattcggtatatacactcacctaaaggattattaggaacaccatactaatactgtgtttggccccctttcgccttcagaactgccttaattctacatggcattgattcaacaaggtgctgaaagcattctttagaaacgttggcccatattgataggatagcatcttgcagttgatggagattagtgggatgcacaaagctcccgttccaccacatcccaaagatgctctattgggttgagatctggtgactgtgggggccattttagtacagtgaactcattgtcatgttcaaaaaaccaatttgaaatgattcaagctttgtgacattgtgtattatcctgctggaagtagccatcagaggatgggtacatggtggtcataaagcgatggacatggtcagaaacaatgctcaggtaggccgtggcatttaaacgatgcccaattggcactaaggggcctaaagttggccaagaaaacatcccccacaccattacaccaccaccataattgcattaatgagaaattgaacaggtgttcctaataatcctttaggtgagtgtatatacaCCTTTTTAAGGTAGAAATGGATTCaagtaatcaaataaaacataacatcgcatatgtacaaataaaataaagatgaatcATAATTGAAGTTACAGAAGCTATCGAGTCACAAGCAGTGAGTGATTTCCTTGACCTTTAACAGAGAGCAGGAATATGTTGCTGTCGCTTT is a window encoding:
- the sestd1 gene encoding SEC14 domain and spectrin repeat-containing protein 1 isoform X1, giving the protein MEATTILPVLKKKLAFLSGGKDRRSGLILTIPLCTEQTSMEELSTTLDYLLGIPSEKCKARGFTVIVDGRKSQWNIVKTVVLMLQNVIPAEVSLVCVVKPDEFWDKKVTHFCFWKEKDRLGFEVILVSANKLTRYIEPCQLTDEFGGSLTYDHLDWVNKRLVFEKFTKESTSLLDELTVINENEKGFQADKESPFSLNIAQTEPNQNRDPKTVAQTEPSSESNSLPSFDPETVLQTGHELLSELQQRRFNGSEGGGGGGGTTWSPMDDELLAQPQVMKLLDSLREQYTKYQEVCRQRSKRSQLEEIQTKVMQVVNWLEGPGTDQLRTQWGIGDSIRASQALQQKHEEIESQHSEWFAVYVELNQQIAALLSAGDEEDLMELKNLQQQLSDVCYRQASQLEFRQNVLQSAHEFHMTAQDLSQQLDGLLGMLCADVAPADGAAIQQTLKHLEEKLKSVEGALQSLREKGQVLLDQMSTQTSFSYGKDVTIENKENVDHIHSVTEDMQLRKQRCEDMVDVRRLKMLQMVQLFKCEEDASQAVEWLGELLDALLKTHIRLGDDAQETKVLLEKHKKFVDVAQSTYDYGRQLLQATVVLCQSLRCTTRSSGDTLPRLNRVWKQFTVTSDERQHRLEMASAFHTAAEKILRESPESAEMMVDLETYEEMDTMGKSLLDRLTVAVIFPDGSEQFFGSPGEMASSAEIIRDRMKLVEEKRFLQEEAEQRLHDDALEAGPRET
- the sestd1 gene encoding SEC14 domain and spectrin repeat-containing protein 1 isoform X2, which codes for MEATTILPVLKKKLAFLSGGKDRRSGLILTIPLCTEQTSMEELSTTLDYLLGIPSEKCKARGFTVIVDGRKSQWNIVKTVVLMLQNVIPAEVSLVCVVKPDEFWDKKVTHFCFWKEKDRLGFEVILVSANKLTRYIEPCQLTDEFGGSLTYDHLDWVNKRLVFEKFTKESTSLLDELTVINENEKGFQADKERSSESNSLPSFDPETVLQTGHELLSELQQRRFNGSEGGGGGGGTTWSPMDDELLAQPQVMKLLDSLREQYTKYQEVCRQRSKRSQLEEIQTKVMQVVNWLEGPGTDQLRTQWGIGDSIRASQALQQKHEEIESQHSEWFAVYVELNQQIAALLSAGDEEDLMELKNLQQQLSDVCYRQASQLEFRQNVLQSAHEFHMTAQDLSQQLDGLLGMLCADVAPADGAAIQQTLKHLEEKLKSVEGALQSLREKGQVLLDQMSTQTSFSYGKDVTIENKENVDHIHSVTEDMQLRKQRCEDMVDVRRLKMLQMVQLFKCEEDASQAVEWLGELLDALLKTHIRLGDDAQETKVLLEKHKKFVDVAQSTYDYGRQLLQATVVLCQSLRCTTRSSGDTLPRLNRVWKQFTVTSDERQHRLEMASAFHTAAEKILRESPESAEMMVDLETYEEMDTMGKSLLDRLTVAVIFPDGSEQFFGSPGEMASSAEIIRDRMKLVEEKRFLQEEAEQRLHDDALEAGPRET